A region from the Acanthochromis polyacanthus isolate Apoly-LR-REF ecotype Palm Island chromosome 23, KAUST_Apoly_ChrSc, whole genome shotgun sequence genome encodes:
- the vax2 gene encoding ventral anterior homeobox 2, translating to MFDQATTMGDGNHRCGPNPLCPDRMETKCRAEIGSRSPVQSSTDTPGTSASTPTSSSEDGHDKLLGVDPDYCRRILVRDAKGTIREIVLPKGLDLDRPKRTRTSFTAEQLYRLELEFQRCQYVVGRERTELARQLNLSETQVKVWFQNRRTKQKKDTTKDSDKRSSSSSESLATCNILRLLEQGRLLSGPAPPHNSLLGPPSHPANGSLLSSPGGGSSTSPGISSSTPPSSLPGGTFGLSLPSLGGAPPSPRLGVPPPHSLCFSMPLLGGAHHELTSTYGCGSSAFEPYMRLDRKEADLGGKKTVS from the exons ATGTTTGATCAGGCCACGACTATGGGCGATGGGAACCACCGCTGTGGACCCAACCCGCTGTGTCCGGACAGGATGGAGACGAAGTGCCGCGCCGAGATTGGGAGCAGGTCCCCGGTCCAGAGCTCCACCGACACCCCGGGGACATCAGCGTCCACCCCGACGTCCTCCAGCGAAGACGGACACGACAAACTTTTGGGAGTGGACCCTGACTACTGTCGGAGGATATTAGTAAGGG ACGCCAAAGGCACCATCCGGGAGATTGTCCTGCCGAAGGGCCTCGACCTGGACCGGCCCAAGCGCACGCGGACCTCCTTCACGGCCGAGCAGCTGTACCGGCTCGAGCTCGAGTTCCAGCGTTGTCAGTACGTGGTGGGGCGCGAGCGCACCGAGCTGGCCCGGCAGCTGAACTTGTCCGAAACCCAG GTCAAGGTCTGGTTCCAAAACCGCCGGACCAAACAGAAGAAGGACACCACCAAGGATTCAGACAAgcgctcctcctcctcgtccgaGTCTTTGGCTACCTGCAACATCCTGCGCCTCCTGGAGCAGGGCCGCCTGCTGTCGGGCCCCGCCCCGCCACACAACTCCCTCCTGGGGCCTCCGAGTCACCCAGCCAACGGCTCCCTGCTGAGCAGCCCTGGTGGAGGCTCCTCCACCTCCCCTGGGATCAGCAGCAGCACTCCTCCCAGCTCCCTACCAGGTGGGACATTCGGGCTCTCGCTGCCGTCGCTGGGCGGCGCTCCGCCTTCGCCACGGCTGGGCGTCCCACCGCCACACTCCCTCTGCTTCTCCATGCCGCTGCTGGGGGGCGCTCATCACGAACTGACGTCCACTTATGGCTGCGGCTCTTCAGCTTTTGAGCCGTACATGCGGCTGGACAGGAAGGAGGCAGATCTGGGTGGGAAGAAGACAGTTTCTTAA